taaacttacttctgtagagtacctcccagctcCTGAGTGATCGCTATAGTGGATaagagagctagaaacagttgaaatacaacctgaGTACGGTAAAAACTAAAATAttcgcgagcgcgaaatcataacgcggagtgtttcacccgTTGACACATGCAGGgcggcctggtcgtttccaatccctttcctgtTCTATGATTTAACACTATGTttatactgctgtattatttgcaacaTAACTTTATGCTACATCAAAGTGATCTAaaataagttatagttataacacgggcacaagatgtatggcatatattgtactgaagcacgagggcgtaagccccgagggctgagtgcacgtgttataactagtttatatcccgagggcatagcaattaacataacactgtcttagtaacacaatataaactgcacaaaaagatgacaaagacaactctagacacaggtCCATCTCGAttttctctcttctagacgccagtatctgccgcgtataagattggcatgaccgatgaacggcttgacacaaaattgttggagttccaatGCTGACATGAAACCAGTAcagctgcaaaacagccccaccccactactgctgcaaagaaacagccccaccccactactcagtgtaactgctgctcGAACAGTCTTCCACGGTACGATTGTGAGGTCTATCCTCGGcctcacaaccaagccaaagaagctcgcctctacaccgctgcaaaacagctcaagcccaGCAAAAACAGCCGCTTCTATATAGTGCTATGGTGAaacagaattgacatgcatcacgaggactaggtctataggaacacagaatcttccacaaaatgaacctTGGACAATTTAAAaactgcatggttgcaaagaaactccagcagtgctgaacattcctgcatggctggacttacttttgttatttctcatgatatTATTTTAATTTAGTGCTGATCAtatgatcacatgatctccagccaatcagcttatctgaaagtagtcaggtgaccatggattaaataacttaatccacacttaattGTGCTtttaagttggtttgttaatgcacactttttatcaaacaatcataatacaagcagattgaatctgaatgtcctcataattattataataatacaagcagattgaatacgTACACAAtcaaagctgaaaagtattagaaagttgaatgtcattgtttcgacttgtttcatgtgtagtaagtgtaccgaattgctgacttgaccatagcatcgCTTTTTCGTCTGGAAAAATaagctcagcttgcttcgaagatgtacctgtacctaaagccagatccatatcatcaaaggtgcttcgaatatcatagcgttccaaaagagcaaaccagatactcattgccatatagtttgtgcacaaagtttcccatccagtaagccagatcagctggaggcatatccagtagtgggatcgggactgttggtcagcaggagaaataagtcgagaacgtgcccagtcagtccagatagctttagatcgtatctccttctcctttgcatcagttactggatctacaaacccactaaaacttgctattacgtctagctagctagctagccaccagcaactgatttaaaatgtagctagatctagctgctacgaggctagagctcacgtgacagcactaaatcctttagaacacacctagccaagtcacgtgttttaatgctggtgcactcggatggcctctcggttacgtaatgcactcggctgtgcctcgagcaccacgttaacctcgaggccatcctcggcacgcagattaaaacacttaatcttggctaggtgtgttctaaattgtctgtctaatgccAGAGGGATGTTTTgcggttagtgcattatgactttcagcagtgtaTTATATATGCTGcttattgcacttggcaacaacgtagcaacgggatataaagtTCAATGTTGTTTTTTTGTAATTCAATTAGCCAcaaaaatggtgatgacgtcatgccacttttaGTAAAAGAACTGCAAATACGtcgttgaagatgccaagatcaagcttcaaaaacaaggctggatgaacatctcatagctaggtactagtatccttgatgggaagagtaggagttattgtattcttgaggTACACaacatagcctacctctagagtgtatagttttggacattttgacttcccatcaaggaaacattATCATGACAACAtgctctatcttttgagggcctaaacaacTAGTCTTACCTTGTTTTAGTCCGCCGTgtttgttgccaaagatatTGTTtttagcagctagctaagcaaatgtagataatgaataaaattagtgcctgacccaggccttaacagTACAGATATGTACTCTTGCTATCCACTCCTTAATATCAATCCAACAGTTTGTCTTTGCTTTTGCCCAGTTCATTAGACACAGTCCTGTTAAATCAGATTCCGTGTAACTATTGTGTTTGACTGTGTGTAATGTACAGATGTGATGGATGATGAGGGACAGTCACCACTGGACAGAGCTCTGGCAGGTCTGTATGGGAATAAAGGTTGTGTGGATGTTTCACTCTACCTGATGAGCCGTGGCTGTGCATGTGGTGATGAGGACAAATCCAAGTTACTGTGTACATCATGTTACCATGGCAACCTGGGTGTGGTGAAGGAACTGATTGAACAATACAAAGTTGACCCCAATAGTGAGTGTGACAATCTATTGTGCTTTTAAATGGCCTCTTTAGTATGTGTTCACTACTTGGTGGAGGAAGGCCAACTGTGTTATATCAGTTTGAGTACGTACAACACTTGCGTGCCATATTAATGTGGTAGCATGCGTGTGGGACAAGCTGGATGTGATGAAACTAATTTTAGTCTAGTCTCACCTTCTCTCAGCCAGTAAGTGCTAATAATTTATATGGAATGTTATCAGTGACAATAACACCCGCCAGAAAATTCTAGACAATGGTTAGACTCCCCACAAAAACGTACTCTCATGATCATACCCATGCACACACGAAAACAGACCCTCGAGAAGATCATTGAGATCTATAGCTACCTGTGCACAAACTTGCGCGCACAAATTATACCTCCAAACGTCACACCACCCCCTAGTCTTGCAAGCCACGCCCTTAGGGTCTGAAGTTGTCCCAGCGGAATTTTACCTGTGGAATTTGCTATCAGTACGCCAATATGTGGGTGTAGTTTTAAGATATGAGTGCATGGGTGGACGATGACATTTCAGAAatctacaatctgattggtagCGCCAACACTGACACAGAGAACAACTCCTTCTTTCTGTGAAGGGGCATATGGCTTGCAAGACTAGGGGGTGGTAGTGTAACGTTTTGGAGGTTATGATTTTGGTATTGTTTCTGGAGGTCTGTTTTGTGTGTGCGCAGGTATGATTTCCTCGAGGGTAATGAATTGTGTGCATGGGTGTATTTTCTCTGTTTAACTTTTGGGTACGATTTTCTGGAGGGTATGTTTTTGTGAGGGTCTGATTCTGCAACTTCAGTGTCCTTTTTGCAGTGTCAGCATATTTAGGTTAGCATTTTCTGGTGGGTATTATTGTCACTGATAAAATTCCATACTAATAATCTTGTTTCTACGATATCACAGCTCTAAactgtgtacagtataatagTATGGTACAATCATGACCCCAAATCATGTAAAACCATGTCCCACTAGAATTTCTATACCTATTCAAACTTGGTACACTAATAGAGAAAGACACACTATTCCCGGCTTGCTTACAATTCTCAGAGTctactaacataattatgtcacccaGCTAGTGTAATTATACTGACCATTTAAAATACTTGTTTCTATATCAGTTGTAGAATGCATGGTATGGGCTTAACATGGAATACTGCAAACCACTCTACGTATGTTGTTATtcggtgtgtgttgtgtgtatatacatgtcatCACTTTACTGAGGTCACACACAGATGCGAGGGACAAGTACAACCTAACACCACTGCACAGGGCTTGTCTGGGAGGATGTATACAAGTAGTACAGTACCTAGTGGAGGAACTCCAGGTTGATGTTGGTAAGTGATTGATTACACAATCAAATTGGCTTCTCATTTCCCCCAATCCTAGACAGTGAgtataaccatagattgaatagggagagctagggattggaaatgggtagcgtcacgtgacattttacattgaatttgcagcatggcaacagagagcctttgatgtcGATCTGTGTTACGGTTGCTCAACACgcgggaaacaatgtttcaCGTCACTACAAGATATTCAGAGCCCCCTTAAAACGTCATTCTCATGCCCCCTAATGGTGAGCATCAGTTGGAAAAGAAAAAATACATTTTTGACTTTCGTGAagatagctagaggtacaaaacGTTCTTTGGCACGCTCTTTATGTACCTAGAATGCTGCTAGCTAATGGTGAGTATCAGTTGCAATGCATTTTTGACTTTTGTGAAGATAGCTACATAGATAGGTACAAAACGTTCTTTGTCACGCTATGGCATCTtttttctaataattatagctaagacTGTGAAACTCATCGGTGTACTGTGTCCCATATGGTCTCAAGTGTCAGTTGGAAGTGCAAGTTTTAGTACACAATTAATGTAGTATAATGTAGCAGACAGTCAAGGTACTATCTAGCCTAAACGTTAGATACGTAGCCTCAATTACACCCCGGCGTAATACGGATGTAACTTAcctccgtttccaatccatctccctattcaatctatgctataactgcatgtgtacactaaTAACAACATACCATGCAGACATAGCTACATTTTCATATAGCGCtttagaaatcccatacctaatttccaGGTGTATCAAGCTCAAACTTGCATGGGTTCTATACCAATACAAACTATTTCTATTGTATAGGCATGTTTTATTTTTCCGCAATTCTGAGTCTATAGTTTGTATATTGAGGTGTCACCACATGCATACAGATGTGAGGAACAGGAACAACCAAACACCACTGCACTGTGCTTGTATGGGAGGAAGTGTACAAGTAGTGAAGTGCTTAGTTGAGGAGGGAAAGTGTGATGTTGGTGAGTCATTTCTGTAGTGGGTACTGTTTCATTAGATCCTCTGATTGGAAATGTAGACAACCCgtgaatatattaatgtggttcaatgtgcatgtaatgaaTGCAATCAGTGTATACCTGCAGTTGTATCGTCATGCAGCCATATGCAACTGTAATACAATACACTGTTGGACTGTTGGTACTAGCCtctagccttgatcccaggccgctcttcctcgaagagatgGCCTGTATTCGactgtctgcgcatgtgctAACCATTAGCCTGATACcggataacaacgtgtatgctcagtaaacaATGACGTcgcaacgaacggaagtggattgacgGAAGTATAGATCAAAAGTTcaattgaaggtttctagcccatctgagaaagagctgatagctacccgtagcctgctatgctaCTGCAACAGTGtagatgacaatcgtctgaacggagtgaaagctgacaatagcctaatggacaggccacgcccatctaatactaactttggtgaaatgtactatactatactgctactgactctatcagaaagaaaatagctgtacatatattatagctgtacaacaaaactacagctctgtctctagctagctagctagctagctataatagctaaatagctctgtgtatgactttcaaTACTTGTCAGGATATTTTCGTGATAAATTGATATTTTACAGGaacaaatatccaataatgttgcgtgtgcgcaagcagtcagtagcagaccttctcttcaggggaggccagtgaaggaggctatgtTGGTAtacatgataataaaataatgtaggCATCCTGTACTCAGTACGTATCACTCGTCAGTACTACTACAAGATCTCTGTCCCTCACCTGTCCAGATTTGATTAATGATGATGGCATGACTCCTCTTGACTGGGCAGTACAGAGTGATCGCACTGAAGTTGTTGAATATCTCCGGAAACCCTCCACTCCTGAACCAGGTATGTGtcactagaaatcccatacctaatcAGTTCTACACACAGTGGTGCATCGAGCTCAACCAATACAGCAAGCCATGCCATTTCCATTGATACCTTGAATATTTTTGTAGGACAATtggttgtggtacaattaTAAGTTTTGTAGACCAATAATACCTGATGTAGAATGTGGAATGTTAGACAAGCTATAGCCATGAGTTCATAAAGATGTGTATCCAACTGCCACGCACATTCCGTTCTACTTCTTGGCCTATAAATACATCACTATCACTTGTAGTTCTGTAAACTGTTAAGTAATCAGCacaacagtgtgtgtgtgtgtgtgtgtgcgtgtgtgtgtgtgtgcgtgtgtgtgtgtgcgcgtgtgtgtgtgtgtgtgtgtgtgtgtgtgtgtgtgtgcgtgtgtgtgtgtgcgcgtgtgtgtgtgtgtgtgtgtgtgtgtgcgtgtgtgtgtgtgcgcgtgtgtgtgtgtgtgtgtgtgtgtgtgtgtgtgtgtgtgtgtgtgtgtgtgtgtgtgtgtgtgtgtgtgtgtgtgtgtgtgtgtgtgcgtgcgtgcgtgcgtgtgtgtctcTACACTGTTACGTAGATCGGAGAGTTTTCAGAAACTCTATTGTATACTATATGTGTTACGTACATGACATACTGTACACCCTCAGATACTCCAAATGGTTCCAAACAACTTCCTTCAACTTCTTCAGTGGTTGACCAAACCTCATCAAGTGAGTAATACCAGGGCATACAGTGCATGGGGAGGAAAGTGGATCACTCCCCAAGGGATATCCCCCTGGCCCACTTTAATTTCCCCCACTCACTAATGCACTTATCAATGCAAATCCCCacgtacccccccccctcccggGATAGGGTGGGGATTTAACACTGGGGAGTTGCAAACCCCCCTCTCCAGGGGGGTAGTTTTCAGTACAAATGCACTACTAAAGCACTACAAATACCCCTCCCCCAACCCACGGGATTTTACACAGTCACAAAGAATAAACAACAtatagcacataattatggagtacACTCTGTAAGTCTGTGGTTCTGCTTCAACTCAGTTCAATGAAACCACTGCTCCAGCAATCACAAGTGATTCAGCTTTCTATACAGGCTGTTTGTTCCTTCCAAAGAGCTACACATGCCAGTGGGAGGTTATAAAAAAGAACTAAAAGttaaaattatagtatactgACTTGTGGCGTATACAAACTTACAAAAGCCCCACCCCAGGGGAAGCAATTTTAATACGAATGACTTACAAATCCCCACCCTATCCCGGgagggggggtggtggtgggggtttgcattgataggtgcataaccTCTATAATAATGTGCAGTCAATTACTACAGTCATAGTTGTGTGACTGAGTATGCAAAGACAACGTATATAAAGCCACCCAGAATTCACCTCAGGGGAACACCTAATTAACAAATATTGTCCGGGCCGGGGCACATGTCCTATTTCCCCGTATATTGTTCATTATAACATTTTTATTGAATGTGATTCTGATTGTCTTGGAGTGTTATAGCTGAAGTCACGTATATCATGTTATCACTATAGCCAGCCAATAATGCAAATGTGCCAGTACGTATTCATTTGTTAATTATTATCAGCTGTGTCAACATTGCTGGTTGTGTTTGCAGGCACTCCATTGACTGAGGAAGACTCTGATGCTCTAGAAAAGCTGCTCCTAGACAACAAAATCTTTTTGACTGGTGACAGAAGATATGAGACAGTTGTCCATCACCTTCGTGAGCTCGGACACAGGGAACTAGCTGCCAACCTCAGAGTGAACCTCGACAAAGGTGGGTATAGTAGTTAGTAAGAGCTGTGGGTAGTAGTAGATGGGTTGCTGTATTGAAGTTATACTCACCTGTgttgaataccgtatagcgggtatactCGATGGTATAAgctttcgtggaatggccgttagaaaggtttttgcggatttaatttttgtgacatgcattgtgtgcagcaatattaaatttgtgggtataaattaATGATATTTGTTGAATAGCACGAGGGCATAACGTAACCGGACTTATAGCCGTGGTTATAACGAGTTCATTTTTTGAAGACAACATGATATTCATACCTAATTTGATACCACAATAACTTGCGAATGCAGTATCTTATAAAAGGGATGCAGTTAATTAATAGGTTGGTGGTGTACAATATCAATAGCATAACGTGTTTGAGTGTACAGTTTGCTCTTTTTTATAATGCAGTGATTGGAGAGCAAAAGCGATATCTGAAGAAATTGGACGATCTGATGACTGACAAAGAGACTATCTCCATGCAGTACCTCCGCCTCCTTTTTATCGGGCCACCATCCGTGGGGAAAACAACAACTCTTAGCCGTTTGCTGAAAGATATCGAAAATATCAGTTCTTCTGGTGACAAGGCAAACCTACACAGTACGCTACTTACCAATTGCCATCAAGTGGTCGCCTACATGAACAAAGATGCCACAGAATGGGTTTGTTCCAAAGACGTAGAAGAGGAAGCAAAGATCCTCtttgactacatgtacagtagcaaGATCGATGAAGTCCCAAGTGCCCTAACTGAGAAAAAGACAAAAACTGTCCCCGAAAGCGAAAAGCACACTAACGTCACCAAACCACCTTCTCCGGAAAAGCCTCGGTGTAAACCTCAAAAAGAAACACACACTGAAAGACGAGAGGATACTTACCAACAGAACAGGCTCATACCCATCAAGGCTCGACTGCAAAAACTGATAAAGAACGGAAACTACTCCGAAATGGCCAAATGTCTTGGCAACACCTTGCTAAACATCAATGATGTTGGAGGACAACCTGCCTTCCTAGAAATGCTACCAGCCCTATGCAATGGTCCTGCCATGTATCTAGTGTTCTTGGATCTGAGCAAGGAACTTGACAAGCCCTACGATATTCCCTTCAGTCGTGACAACACAGTCATTACTCCATACAAAGCTGTTCACACAGTGGAAGCCACAGtctctcaaatcctctcaGCAGTTGCCAGTATCCATCACGTCTCTCGAGAAGATACCAAGTACAAAACGACCTTCAAATTAAGCGAGAAGTTTGAAAAGTTCCAACAAGTTCGTCCGGTAGCAGCTTTGATCGGTACTCACGTGGACAAGTTAGAGAATCCAAAAGAGAAAATCAAACAAGTCAACGATGCTCTGAAAGCAACCACTCAAAAGTTTACCGAGATCCTTGTATCACCTCCGCCAGACTCTGAATCTTCATTTTTTGCCGTGGACAACTTTATTGGAACTGAACAGTCTGACATCGCCCCGATTCGTGATTTCTTGAGCGACGTTTTCACCTGTCACTTCAAGGATGCATCTCTGCCCATCAAACCGAAATGGCTCCTACTTGGCACACTACTGCGGATGGAGTACTCAATCGTGTCGATGGAAGACTGTCTGGAAATAGGGAGATTGTTGGAAATGGATGAAGAAGACACCAAATTCTGTCTTTGGTAAGCTCAAAATTATTCTACTCCCTCCAATGCATAATAATCATTAGGTCCAAGTATTATGTATAGTTGACTaatacatttgtacatgtgtCTATATTCTAGTCGTccttccctccctccccccccccccacacacacacaggtacctACAAAAAATTGGATCCATACTCCATTACGGGAATGTACCCAATGATATCGATGGCTGGCTAAGCAACCACCTGTTTTGCAGCCCTGAAGTGATCTTCACTAGCATCAGCCAACTGATCCTTGCTGCTTTACGCATCCTCCATTCTGAAGGCCACGTCACTGAGTTTGAGAGAGCAGAATTGGTCAAGATGGGGCAGTTTTCGCTGGAGGCCATTATCAAGTACTGTAATGGTCCCGATGTTACAAAGATGCTCAAGGAAGGAGATATTATCCCAGCCAAGCATCTCATCATACTGCTGCAATATCTCAACCTACTCTCCGAAATTGTCCACAAAGATGCCAATGATCCAAAGATCACTCGAATCACGTACCTCATGCCGGCTATCTTAGACTGTGCTTCACAAAAGGAGCTGACCAACCCACCTCCACCAGATACCAACAACCCAGAACCACTCCACATCACATTCAGCTTTGGTTACGTACCAACAGGAGTCTTCTGTGGACTCATCACTCAACTAGTTTCTCAAGGCCCTCATGGAGTTCTCGGATTGACGTGGGAATTGGTGGAAGATGGCATCAAACGAAATTGTGTATCGTTTTCTGTTGATGATGTTCATACGGTTACACTACTCTCTCACGAAAAGAGCTACGAAATTCGAATCTCTCGAGACGACCCTGACACATCTCTTCATGACCTCTGTGGATATGTGTTGTCAGCAATCCTCTACACTCTCAAATGCCTGTTCCAACATCTGGTTATGCATATTGCATTCCAATGTCCCTCTTCTACTGAACGCAGCATCAACCATCTCTGTGCTCTCTCTAGGAAATCACGAATCAGGTTTATCTGTGAGGTTTCCAAGAAAGCAGTTAGTCTCAAATCAGAACAGCAAGTCTGGCTGGGGaaggtatgtatgtgtgtttggAAAGGGGGTAGTAAGCACAAGGTTAACTGGGTTGGATGGAACCTCGCCCGCTGAAGCATAAAATTGACTCAAACAGAATGCACATTTGATTTTAATGAAGGATATTCAATTCACAGTTTTATTTAATTTCATTATAGTAACAATTATAGTTTTTCCGGTATTCAGAGGAGCAccaatgtatatacactcaGCAGATCtaagtaaataattatatgccagtgtgtgtgtgtgtgtgtgtgtgtgtgtgtgtgtgtgtgtgtgtgtgtgtgtgtgtgtgtgtacgttaGCTATTGTAATCTGCTCTGTTAGTAACACATACATCAAGCCTTCGTTTGTTATTGGCTTAGTTCTACTGTTTATTTTTTACTTTTTTGTCTCGCCCATgcctacatacatgtacagcacgtGTGTCTAGGAAGCAGGACGGAACTAGAGGTGCTAAAGTTTGCTGAGGATGGTTTCTTTTTCCACTGGAGCAAAGAGGGCTCTAGACGTCAGATCAAGACAACTGACGATCAGCCAAACACTGTGAGCTTCCCGAGTGTGAGAGAGGAGGACTTTGGTCACTACCAGTGTGAGGTGAAGGATGCAGTTGCTGGGAAAGTGCTCCTCACTCTCTACACAGCTCTCTACAAAGACGAGTCAAGTCAGTTATCTAACTATTTAATCATTTTAATTATCATGACTATCCAATTATTGGCCTAGTGTTTGTAAGTCTTACATAACCAATGTACACAGTGTTTACTATTCTCTGCCCTATACAATCACAACAGAACTTTTACAACTGCATAGCCAGTCTTTGAAGTTTTTACAGGCATCGGCTTCAATCCTAAATGATTATAGTCTTAATTGACCTTAACATCGTGTGTCTCTAGTGCATGACTGTTTAGTCATATCCTCTTCACAGGTAATGCAGTGACTCCACtagccactccacacacaaccactcagTCAGGTAGCAGATACTGTGCATTGGTTTTATTGTGAATTTGGTCAAttctaattattatttataggAAATGGTGTAACTTGACAATGTATGTTTCATCTGTACAGCTCATGAGATGACAGCGACTGCAGCTCAGTTGAGTCATGAGTGCTCAGATGaagctcttctccagttgtctaccAAGATTGCTGGATACCACAAAtacaagcacaggctgggcctcagtCGTGCTGACATAGACGAAATCGATAATGATCCGAGAGACTTTTACAGTACCCAAGGAAGATTTTACACTGCTCTACTgaagtggaagagtaaaaATATCGATTTTAATAATCCATCAaattcaacagctacttacgGTCAATTAGTGGAGATTGCTGCAAagattgaggacggagaggcagttcgcagcattcacaaggcctgtgtgGAGCATACCAGTGAGTTACCTAGTGAATCATTACTTTGATCATTAACTTTGTGAGCTTTCTCGTCAGTTGTGCCATGCAATAGTGAATTGTACTGAGTACAGCAATACATAATGTCAACTGGTATTGTATATTAACTGTCAGTATGCACTTGTTGCTGACTCTTGTgtctccctccctcctcatgcaGGACTGGAGGTCATGGATCAGTCAAGACCATCATACACTACCAACACTTAGACACTTAGGACAATGGCCTGGATTTACTATAAGTATACGCTCTCGTTCATTTAATAATCTTTATTACCACTATGAAATTTTCACTGCAGTAACTGTTATTAAACATTGATGATGGTCACCCTAGTTTTAATAAAGACTACGTCATTATTAACTTTTTGGcttcgtgtccaacctcctctggcagTAGTATCGTACAGCCAGTGGGGAGAAACTTCTGCACTGTGCATTTCTGACAAAAAGGGTATGAAAATCGAGTCGAATGCGTAACTTGTATTTGTGGAATGGTAGGTCTTAGCTTGACATGATAGTTTCGAGCAATTTCATCAACACCAGATGTCTGACaagcgcggtgcagctcagacGTGGATAGCCTCGAATAAAACCCGGGAaaacacggatggttattCGAGGTCCTTCCGTTTCCTTCCTATGATAGAAGCCTAGGATAATAAATGCTTTCTGTTGCAACTATCCCATTTTTCTACCTAGAGGTCACAGATCTGCTCCTGATACATATTGCCAAAGCTGTGGCCTGAAATATTCCAAGATAACCTTCCcaaacagctcatttctcAGGGACTGCAGTGCTTCTCTTGCAATGATATGAAGCTTCTTATAGCTGTGGCTCTGTTGGTTGTTGGACTCTCTCCT
This is a stretch of genomic DNA from Halichondria panicea chromosome 1, odHalPani1.1, whole genome shotgun sequence. It encodes these proteins:
- the LOC135334561 gene encoding uncharacterized protein LOC135334561 isoform X1; translation: MASGQDSGVQEQLAVDLWEAVDNEDVSKVRSLLEQGANPNHQLYWSKEWSDQYRRPPVHEACLRGYLEITRALVSGGADIEKGDGRLGEPAFHCACEGGHMETVVYMSQDAKCRIDVMDDEGQSPLDRALAGLYGNKGCVDVSLYLMSRGCACGDEDKSKLLCTSCYHGNLGVVKELIEQYKVDPNNARDKYNLTPLHRACLGGCIQVVQYLVEELQVDVDVRNRNNQTPLHCACMGGSVQVVKCLVEEGKCDVDLINDDGMTPLDWAVQSDRTEVVEYLRKPSTPEPDTPNGSKQLPSTSSVVDQTSSSTPLTEEDSDALEKLLLDNKIFLTGDRRYETVVHHLRELGHRELAANLRVNLDKVIGEQKRYLKKLDDLMTDKETISMQYLRLLFIGPPSVGKTTTLSRLLKDIENISSSGDKANLHSTLLTNCHQVVAYMNKDATEWVCSKDVEEEAKILFDYMYSSKIDEVPSALTEKKTKTVPESEKHTNVTKPPSPEKPRCKPQKETHTERREDTYQQNRLIPIKARLQKLIKNGNYSEMAKCLGNTLLNINDVGGQPAFLEMLPALCNGPAMYLVFLDLSKELDKPYDIPFSRDNTVITPYKAVHTVEATVSQILSAVASIHHVSREDTKYKTTFKLSEKFEKFQQVRPVAALIGTHVDKLENPKEKIKQVNDALKATTQKFTEILVSPPPDSESSFFAVDNFIGTEQSDIAPIRDFLSDVFTCHFKDASLPIKPKWLLLGTLLRMEYSIVSMEDCLEIGRLLEMDEEDTKFCLWYLQKIGSILHYGNVPNDIDGWLSNHLFCSPEVIFTSISQLILAALRILHSEGHVTEFERAELVKMGQFSLEAIIKYCNGPDVTKMLKEGDIIPAKHLIILLQYLNLLSEIVHKDANDPKITRITYLMPAILDCASQKELTNPPPPDTNNPEPLHITFSFGYVPTGVFCGLITQLVSQGPHGVLGLTWELVEDGIKRNCVSFSVDDVHTVTLLSHEKSYEIRISRDDPDTSLHDLCGYVLSAILYTLKCLFQHLVMHIAFQCPSSTERSINHLCALSRKSRIRFICEVSKKAVSLKSEQQVWLGKHVCLGSRTELEVLKFAEDGFFFHWSKEGSRRQIKTTDDQPNTVSFPSVREEDFGHYQCEVKDAVAGKVLLTLYTALYKDESSNAVTPLATPHTTTQSAHEMTATAAQLSHECSDEALLQLSTKIAGYHKYKHRLGLSRADIDEIDNDPRDFYSTQGRFYTALLKWKSKNIDFNNPSNSTATYGQLVEIAAKIEDGEAVRSIHKACVEHTRLEVMDQSRPSYTTNT
- the LOC135334561 gene encoding uncharacterized protein LOC135334561 isoform X2 codes for the protein MASGQDSGVQEQLAVDLWEAVDNEDVSKVRSLLEQGANPNHQLYWSKEWSDQYRRPPVHEACLRGYLEITRALVSGGADIEKGDGRLGEPAFHCACEGGHMETVVYMSQDAKCRIDVMDDEGQSPLDRALAGLYGNKGCVDVSLYLMSRGCACGDEDKSKLLCTSCYHGNLGVVKELIEQYKVDPNNARDKYNLTPLHRACLGGCIQVVQYLVEELQVDVDVRNRNNQTPLHCACMGGSVQVVKCLVEEGKCDVDLINDDGMTPLDWAVQSDRTEVVEYLRKPSTPEPDTPNGSKQLPSTSSVVDQTSSSTPLTEEDSDALEKLLLDNKIFLTGDRRYETVVHHLRELGHRELAANLRVNLDKVIGEQKRYLKKLDDLMTDKETISMQYLRLLFIGPPSVGKTTTLSRLLKDIENISSSGDKANLHSTLLTNCHQVVAYMNKDATEWVCSKDVEEEAKILFDYMYSSKIDEVPSALTEKKTKTVPESEKHTNVTKPPSPEKPRCKPQKETHTERREDTYQQNRLIPIKARLQKLIKNGNYSEMAKCLGNTLLNINDVGGQPAFLEMLPALCNGPAMYLVFLDLSKELDKPYDIPFSRDNTVITPYKAVHTVEATVSQILSAVASIHHVSREDTKYKTTFKLSEKFEKFQQVRPVAALIGTHVDKLENPKEKIKQVNDALKATTQKFTEILVSPPPDSESSFFAVDNFIGTEQSDIAPIRDFLSDVFTCHFKDASLPIKPKWLLLGTLLRMEYSIVSMEDCLEIGRLLEMDEEDTKFCLWYLQKIGSILHYGNVPNDIDGWLSNHLFCSPEVIFTSISQLILAALRILHSEGHVTEFERAELVKMGQFSLEAIIKYCNGPDVTKMLKEGDIIPAKHLIILLQYLNLLSEIVHKDANDPKITRITYLMPAILDCASQKELTNPPPPDTNNPEPLHITFSFGYVPTGVFCGLITQLVSQGPHGVLGLTWELVEDGIKRNCVSFSVDDVHTVTLLSHEKSYEIRISRDDPDTSLHDLCGYVLSAILYTLKCLFQHLVMHIAFQCPSSTERSINHLCALSRKSRIRFICEVSKKAVSLKSEQQVWLGKHVCLGSRTELEVLKFAEDGFFFHWSKEGSRRQIKTTDDQPNTVSFPSVREEDFGHYQCEVKDAVAGKVLLTLYTALYKDESTHEMTATAAQLSHECSDEALLQLSTKIAGYHKYKHRLGLSRADIDEIDNDPRDFYSTQGRFYTALLKWKSKNIDFNNPSNSTATYGQLVEIAAKIEDGEAVRSIHKACVEHTRLEVMDQSRPSYTTNT